The following nucleotide sequence is from Candidatus Hydrogenedentota bacterium.
CGGCGAACTTCAATCTCAAGGGGCGGCAGGGCCACCAGACCAAGACCATCACGGTCATCTCCAATGATCCCGCCCAGCCGGCCTACCGCCTGGAACTTACCGGGACCGCCATCGCCACCATCAGCGTCGAGCCGGGCCTGGTCAATTTCGGGCGCATTGAAGACACCGCCATCCACGAGCAGACGGTTCTCGTCCAGAGCAACCGCGAAGGCCACACCTTCGAGTTGCTGGATGTCTCCCTCTCCGAAAACGCGCCGTTTACCGTCGAGATCAAGACCAACGAGCCCGGAAAAGAGTACGCCATTCTCGTCCATACCCTGCCCAACCCCATGCCCGGAGCGCTTAACGGGCGCCTCACCATTCGCACGGACGACGTGAGCCGTCCCGCCGTCCTCGTCAACCTCTTCGGCCACGTTGTCGGCCCGCTCCAGATCCTGCCCGACGTAATCAACATCCAGTCGAACAGCGCGCCCGACGCGCGTCCGGCGAGCATGAACGTGCAGGTGAAGGCCGGGCGCGTCAAGGAATTCGAGCTCGTAGAGGTGATCGCGCCGGCCGATTCCATCGCCGCCGAAATCGTGCAGCTGCGCGCGAACGAT
It contains:
- a CDS encoding DUF1573 domain-containing protein; the protein is MILSRSYRDFAARPLRGGVLALALLAAAGVSAAPAITSPAPNFDFGERDNDEVVTHAFVVKNAGDEALVISDVKSSCGCTVAELETSTLQPGEETHVTANFNLKGRQGHQTKTITVISNDPAQPAYRLELTGTAIATISVEPGLVNFGRIEDTAIHEQTVLVQSNREGHTFELLDVSLSENAPFTVEIKTNEPGKEYAILVHTLPNPMPGALNGRLTIRTDDVSRPAVLVNLFGHVVGPLQILPDVINIQSNSAPDARPASMNVQVKAGRVKEFELVEVIAPADSIAAEIVQLRANDYVIKLTGMPVDGSLRGKELIVRTNSPDAPELRIPFLIRPERPASSARIPARVPASQATPPARPVRPVAPAQ